A genomic window from Bubalus bubalis isolate 160015118507 breed Murrah chromosome X, NDDB_SH_1, whole genome shotgun sequence includes:
- the GPRASP2 gene encoding G-protein coupled receptor-associated sorting protein 2, which translates to MTGAEVEPVAQAKPEKKPGEEVVGGAERENEVPMVVRPKVRNQATSGARSKTESKAMAGARPKTESQTMAGARPRTESQPMAGARPKTEFQAMPGARPKTEARAVGRARPKTEAKAIPGARPKDEAQVWAQTEFGAEAMLQSEGMPQTSVVAWPLVNTESGSVTKPMALSVDRELVNVDSETFPSSQVQTGIQPWFGSGEETSMGSWCYPRAKAREEASSESGFWSADETSTMSSFWAGEEASIRSWPREEANTRSRHRAKHQPNPRSRPRSKQDPFIDSWSGSEEESGNPFCLWAGENTNNLFRSRVRDEANMRSKLRTKREDFFESESEDEYYKESWFLPEEEANSRFRPRDKEAPNTVLKPRTQKVVNNSDRVKQETRFEEEVIIGSWFWAEKEASMEAGASAICESEAGAEEGAIGGSLFWTEENSSLGAVAREETRPESEEEAIFGSWFWDRDEACFDLNPRPVYKASPRFRDGAEEEVNVSSRPKTWEEVTVEFKPGPCHGVGFPSPSPFRIPEEATTSVYTELFEGKPKNVEVTPEGEEQESLLQSDQPDSEFPFQYDPSYRSVREIREHLRAKESAQPESWSCSCIQCELKIGPEEFEELLLLMDKIRDPFIHEISKIAMGMRTASQFTRDFIRDSGVVSLIETLLNYPSSRVRTSFLENMIHMAPPYPNLNMIETFVCQVCEETLAHSVGSPEQVLGLRMLRHLTSTTDYHTLVSNYMSGFLSLLTTGNARTKFHILKMLLNLSENPMVAKKLFSAKALSIFVGLFNIEETNDNIQIVIKMFQNISNIIKNGTMALIDDDFSLEPLISAFHEFEKLAEELQVQINNQSDPEVGQQS; encoded by the coding sequence ATGACTGGGGCTGAAGTTGAGCCTGTTGCCCAGGCCAAGCCTGAAAAGAAGCCTGGAGAAGAGGTTGTGGGTGGGGctgagagagagaatgaagtCCCAATGGTGGTCAGACCTAAGGTTAGGAACCAGGCAACATCTGGGGCAAGGTCCAAAACTGAGTCCAAGGCAATGGCTGGGGCAAGGCCTAAAACTGAGTCACAGACAATGGCTGGAGCAAGGCCCAGAACGGAGTCGCAGCCAATGGCTGGGGCAAGGCCTAAAACTGAATTCCAGGCAATGCCAGGAGCAAGGCCCAAAACTGAGGCCAGGGCAGTAGGCAGGGCACGTCCTAAGACTGAAGCCAAGGCAATCCCTGGAGCAAGACCCAAAGATGAAGCCCAAGTTTGGGCTCAGACTGAGTTTGGGGCTGAGGCAATGTTGCAATCAGAGGGCATGCCCCAAACCAGTGTAGTAGCCTGGCCATTGGTCAATACTGAGTCTGGGTCAGTCACTAAACCTATGGCCCTATCTGTGGATAGGGAACTGGTCAATGTGGACAGTGAGACCTTTCCTAGCTCCCAGGTTCAGACAGGAATCCAACCCTGGTTTGGGTCTGGGGAGGAAACTAGTATGGGGTCTTGGTGCTATCCCAGGGCTAAGGCCAGAGAGGAGGCTTCTAGTGAGTCTGGATTCTGGTCAGCAGATGAGACCTCTACAATGTCTTCTTTTTGGGCTGGGGAAGAGGCCAGTATCAGATCATGGCCTAGGGAAGAGGCCAATACCAGGTCTAGGCACAGGGCCAAACATCAGCCTAATCCCAGATCCAGGCCCAGATCCAAGCAAGATCCCTTtattgattcctggtctgggtcTGAGGAGGAGTCTGGCAACCCATTCTGCTTGTGGGCTGGAGAAAATACCAATAACTTGTTCAGGTCCAGAGTCAGGGATGAGGCAAATATGAGATCCAAGCTCCGGACAAAAAGAGAGGACTTTTTTGAATCTGAGTCTGAAGACGAGTACTATAAGGAATCTTGGTTTTTGCCTGAAGAAGAGGCCAATAGTAGATTCAGACCCAGAGACAAGGAAGCACCTAATACTGTATTGAAGCCCAGGACCCAGAAAGTTGTTAATAACAGTGACAGGGTCAAACAAGAAACCAGGTTTGAGGAGGAAGTCATTATTGGGTCCTGGTTCTGGGCAGAAAAAGAGGCCAGTATGGAGGCTGGAGCTTCAGCCATCTGTGAATCTGAGGCAGGGGCTGAGGAGGGGGCCATTGGTGGATCGTTGTTCTGGACTGAGGAAAATTCCAGTTTGGGAGCTGTGGCCAGAGAAGAGACCAGACCAGAGTCTGAAGAAGAGGCCATATTTGGGTCCTGGTTCTGGGACAGGGATGAGGCCTGCTTTGACTTAAATCCTCGTCCTGTGTACAAGGCTAGTCCCAGGTTCAGAGATGGAGCCGAGGAGGAAGTTAATGTATCATCCAGGCCCAAAACCTGGGAAGAGGTCACTGTCGAATTCAAACCTGGTCCTTGTCATGGGGTTGGCTTCCCATCCCCAAGCCCCTTTAGAATTCCTGAAGAAGCAACAACATCTGTATACACCGAACTATTTGAGGGAAAGCCCAAGAATGTGGAAGTTACCCCAGAAGGGGAAGAGCAGGAATCTTTGCTTCAGTCTGATCAGCCTGACTCTGAGTTCCCATTTCAATATGATCCATCCTACCGGTCAGTCAGGGAAATTCGGGAGCATCTTAGGGCCAAGGAGAGTGCACAGCCTGAGAGTTGGTCCTGCAGCTGCATACAGTGTGAGCTTAAAATTGGTCCTGAAGAGTTTGAAGAACTCCTCTTATTAATGGACAAAATTCGAGATCCTTTTATTCATGAAATATCTAAGATTGCAATGGGTATGAGAACTGCTTCTCAATTTACTCGTGATTTCATTCGCGATTCAGGTGTTGTCTCACTTATTGAAACCTTACTCAATTATCCCTCCTCCCGAGTTAGGACAAGTTTTCTGGAAAATATGATTCACATGGCTCCACCTTACCCAAATCTGAACATGATTGAGACATTTGTGTGTCAAGTGTGTGAGGAAACCCTTGCTCATAGCGTGGGTTCCCCTGAGCAGGTGCTTGGGTTAAGGATGCTTAGACACCTCACCTCAACTACTGACTATCACACACTGGTTTCCAATTATATGTCtggatttctttccttattaaccACAGGCAATGCAAGAACAAAGTTTCACATTCTGAAAATGCTATTGAATTTGTCTGAAAATCCCATGGTGGCAAAAAAACTGTTTAGTGCCAAGGCTCTATCAATATTTGTGGGTCTCTTTAACATAGAAGAGACAAATGATAACATTCAAATTGTtattaaaatgtttcagaataTCAGTAATATTATCAAAAATGGAACAATGGCCTTAATTGATGATGATTTCAGTCTTGAGCCACTTATTTCTGCATTCCATGAATTTGAGAAGTTGGCTGAGGAACTGCAAGTCCAAATAAACAATCAAAGTGATCCTGAGGTAGGACAGCAAAGCTAA